The Anas acuta chromosome 2, bAnaAcu1.1, whole genome shotgun sequence genome contains a region encoding:
- the DCSTAMP gene encoding dendritic cell-specific transmembrane protein gives MQALVSTAQNAWRIFVSERKPGWKYLTQLFAVCSAVGFLSSLLFFLGIHFSLAHQPLGPLLVSGLIWISLSVALCCFKHLRCFSALFLLSCGLREGRNALITAGTGVVVAGNIQNIFHNLKVLADSITCHLEFEQFELIKYYVEAIKWIYEEAKRSTKLPKDILSLNHEFTPSYSISDDALKQELNDTKQEIQRVANEISFMLTILPYIGQKVLPIVGIFLVSFGTALFIKKFVGPHGVKFKNTYITKEFIAFDELQKQQQRPGLLPLNKKERKDYVTIPSFCLTRKERKHIQYFFLPVIVHLCIWLLFAAVDYLFYWLIISVNKHLQELPHLEIQIKLFQQRNENNFIIGVREFIVKNDPFKISLFKHDCIPQPELYLSTTWIQLGIIIFFLIISGLFSGLLTQFKILVSTSFYPDAEIKRIHYLHAKLLKKRAKLQQKTAKNVFARTVNFWFPILKAREAVRKKERTMVNDNVV, from the exons ATGCAAGCACTTGTCTCAACAGCCCAGAATGCCTGGAGAATTTTTGTATCAGAAAGGAAGCCAGGCTGGAAGTATCTGACACAGCTCTTTGCTGTTTGCTCTGCAGTTGGCTTCCTTtcaagccttctcttcttccttggCATCCACTTCTCCCTGGCTCACCAGCCTCTGGGTCCCTTACTGGTTTCTGGCCTCATCTGGATCTCGCTTTCTGTCGCGCTCTGCTGTTTCAAGCACCTGCGCTGCTTCAGTGCCCTGTTCCTTCTCTCCTGTGGgctgagagaaggaagaaacgCCCTTATTACTGCTGGTACAGGTGTTGTGGTGGCTGGcaatatccaaaatatttttcacaacCTGAAGGTTCTGGCAGACAGTATAACCTGCCATTTAGAGTTTGAGCAATTTGAGTTGATAAAATATTATGTTGAGGCAATAAAATGGATTTATGAGGAGGCCAAGCGTTCCACTAAACTGCCTAAAGATATACTGTCGCTAAATCATGAGTTTACACCATCTTATTCAATTTCAGATGATGCATTGAAACAAGAGCTAAAtgacacaaaacaagaaatccaAAGAGTTGCTAACGAGATATCTTTTATGCTGACTATATTGCCCTATATAGGCCAGAAAGTACTGCCTATAGTAGGGATTTTTCTAGTTTCTTTTGGAACTGCTCTTTTTATCAAAAAATTTGTGGGCCCTCATGGTGTCAAGTTTAAGAATACTTATATCACAAAAGAGTTCATTGCATTTGATGAGCttcaaaagcaacagcaaagacCAGGCCTTCTGCCActtaacaaaaaagaaagaaaagattatgTGACAATCCCATCTTTCTGCCTCacaaggaaggagagaaaacacatacagtatttttttctccctgtaatTGTTCATCTTTGCATCTGGCTTCTGTTTGCTGCAGtagattatttgttttattggctaattatttctgtgaataaacATCTCCAAGAACTACCACATCTGGAGATTCAGATCAAACTCTTCCAGCAA AGGAATGAGAACAACTTCATCATTGGGGTGAGAGAATTTATTGTAAAGAACGATCCTTTCAAGATCTCCCTGTTTAAGCATGACTGCATCCCTCAGCCAGAGCTCTATCTTTCCACGACATGGATCCAGCTTGGAATCATCatctttttcttaataatttctGGGTTATTCTCTGGCCTCCTGACCCAATTTAAAATACTTGTGTCAACCTCGTTCTATCCTGATGCTGAGATAAAACGGATACATTATTTGCATGCAAAATTACTCAAGAAAAGAGCAAAGCTACAACAGAAAACCGCAAAGAATGTGTTTGCTAGAACG GTCAACTTTTGGTTTCCAATACTCAAGGCAAGAGAGGctgtgaggaagaaagaaaggacaaTGGTAAATGACAATGTGGTGTGA